The following coding sequences lie in one Populus nigra chromosome 15, ddPopNigr1.1, whole genome shotgun sequence genomic window:
- the LOC133674274 gene encoding auxin-induced protein 22D-like isoform X1, which yields MELQLGLGLPSEKTMKGLDLNSYVSEPKGLLGSGQLQLGQYSWFSTKANDKKRSFIDAFEESSGNEDGPQTLPLLVWNNQPNDEDDFPKDLENHSSNSCASNKSDGESDGIVGWPPIKFKKKRLSRQSSRALEINRAVDNCCEDCQARTSKYMYIKVKMEGVGIARKIDVSLHHSFPTLKQTLLDMFGICQENSSDYRLTYQDREGDWLLAEDVPWRNFLGTVQRLKLMRRSS from the exons ATGGAACTTCAACTTGGTCTCGGTCTCCCAAGTGAGAAAACAATGAAGGGTTTAGACCTAAACAGCTATGTTTCTGAGCCTAAAGGGTTGCTGGGCTCGGGACAACTTCAACTGGGTCAATATTCATGGTTTTCTACGAAAGCTAATGACAAGAAACGGAGTTTTATTGATGCCTTTGAAGAGAGCTCAGGAAATGAAGATGGGCCTCAAACGTTACCTCTCTTGGTTTGGAATAACCAGCCAAACGACGAAGATGATTTCCCTAAAGATCTCGAAAACCATAGTAGCAACTCTTGTGCCTCCAACAA AAGTGATGGGGAAAGTGATGGAATAGTGGGGTGGCCACCAATAAAGTTCAAGAAGAAGAGGCTTAGTCGTCAAAGCAGCAGGGCGCTAGAGATCAATCGGGCAGTGGACAATTGTTGTGAAGATTGCCAAGCTAGAACATCAAAGTATATGTACATTAAGGTCAAGATGGAGGGAGTAGGAATAGCAAGGAAAATTGATGTTAGCCTCCACCATTCTTTTCCAACACTCAAGCAGACCTTGCTTGACATGTTTGGGATAT GCCAGGAAAATTCAAGCGACTACAGACTGACTTACCAGGATAGAGAAGGTGACTGGCTACTAGCTGAAGATGTACCTTGGAG GAACTTTCTTGGGACAGTCCAACGACTAAAATTGATGAGGAGAAGCAGCTGA
- the LOC133674274 gene encoding auxin-responsive protein IAA29-like isoform X2, producing the protein MELQLGLGLPSEKTMKGLDLNSYVSEPKGLLGSGQLQLGQYSWFSTKANDKKRSFIDAFEESSGNEDGPQTLPLLVWNNQPNDEDDFPKDLENHSSNSCASNNDGESDGIVGWPPIKFKKKRLSRQSSRALEINRAVDNCCEDCQARTSKYMYIKVKMEGVGIARKIDVSLHHSFPTLKQTLLDMFGICQENSSDYRLTYQDREGDWLLAEDVPWRNFLGTVQRLKLMRRSS; encoded by the exons ATGGAACTTCAACTTGGTCTCGGTCTCCCAAGTGAGAAAACAATGAAGGGTTTAGACCTAAACAGCTATGTTTCTGAGCCTAAAGGGTTGCTGGGCTCGGGACAACTTCAACTGGGTCAATATTCATGGTTTTCTACGAAAGCTAATGACAAGAAACGGAGTTTTATTGATGCCTTTGAAGAGAGCTCAGGAAATGAAGATGGGCCTCAAACGTTACCTCTCTTGGTTTGGAATAACCAGCCAAACGACGAAGATGATTTCCCTAAAGATCTCGAAAACCATAGTAGCAACTCTTGTGCCTCCAACAA TGATGGGGAAAGTGATGGAATAGTGGGGTGGCCACCAATAAAGTTCAAGAAGAAGAGGCTTAGTCGTCAAAGCAGCAGGGCGCTAGAGATCAATCGGGCAGTGGACAATTGTTGTGAAGATTGCCAAGCTAGAACATCAAAGTATATGTACATTAAGGTCAAGATGGAGGGAGTAGGAATAGCAAGGAAAATTGATGTTAGCCTCCACCATTCTTTTCCAACACTCAAGCAGACCTTGCTTGACATGTTTGGGATAT GCCAGGAAAATTCAAGCGACTACAGACTGACTTACCAGGATAGAGAAGGTGACTGGCTACTAGCTGAAGATGTACCTTGGAG GAACTTTCTTGGGACAGTCCAACGACTAAAATTGATGAGGAGAAGCAGCTGA
- the LOC133674900 gene encoding uncharacterized protein LOC133674900, whose protein sequence is MAPRLLRLAYRRVPFKVVFFILLILVPICVIGILTHAQHVSYFLRPLWDNPPPPFKHLPHYYAENVSMEHLCHLHGWSLRSEPRRVFDAIIFSNELDILEIRWHELHPYITKFVILESNTTFTGIPKPLFFDSNRSRFAFAKEKIVHGVFSGRIAARGKNEDPFVLEFEQRKAMSGLLRSSGISYGDLIIMSDADEIPSPHTLKLLQWCDEIPHALHLELKHYKYSFEFPVDYSSWRATIQIFGPRTGYRHARQTDLILSDSGWHCSFCFRRLQEFVFKMTAYSHADRVRRNEFLNYSRIQKIICSGDDLFDMLPEEHTFQELIKKMGPTPHSASAVHLPSYLIENADKFRFLLPGNCLRT, encoded by the coding sequence ATGGCCCCTAGACTCCTTCGCTTAGCCTACAGAAGAGTACCCTTCAAGGTTGTTTTCTTCATACTGCTGATACTTGTGCCAATTTGTGTGATTGGAATCCTCACACATGCCCAGCATGTCTCCTACTTTTTACGTCCACTTTGGGACAACCCCCCTCCTCCCTTTAAACACCTACCTCACTATTATGCAGAGAATGTCTCAATGGAACATCTTTGCCACCTACATGGTTGGTCCCTACGATCTGAGCCTCGCCGTGTATTTGATGCCATCATCTTTAGCAATGAGCTAGACATTCTTGAGATCAGATGGCACGAGCTTCATCCTTACATCACTAAATTTGTAATCCTCGAATCGAATACCACTTTCACTGGCATCCCCAAGCCTCTCTTCTTTGACTCAAACCGGTCTAGATTTGCCTTTGCGAAGGAGAAGATTGTCCATGGTGTATTTTCAGGCCGAATTGCTGCCCGTGGAAAAAATGAGGACCCTTTTGTACTTGAGTTTGAGCAGCGGAAAGCTATGAGTGGACTGCTCCGCAGTTCAGGAATTTCCTACGGTGACTTGATCATTATGTCAGATGCAGATGAGATTCCAAGCCCACACACATTGAAACTACTGCAGTGGTGTGATGAAATTCCACATGCCTTGCACCTTGAGCTCAAGCATTACAAGTACTCATTTGAGTTTCCTGTAGATTACAGTAGCTGGCGGGCCACAATCCAGATTTTTGGCCCTCGCACCGGTTACCGGCATGCACGCCAAACTGACCTTATTCTCTCTGATTCTGGGTGGCACTGTAGTTTTTGCTTTCGCCGACTTCAGGAATTTGTGTTTAAGATGACTGCATATAGCCATGCAGATAGAGTTAGGAGGAATGAATTTTTGAACTACTCTAGAATTCAGAAAATCATTTGCAGTGGAGATGATCTCTTTGATATGCTACCTGAGGAGCACACCTTTCAGGAGCTGATTAAGAAGATGGGACCAACACCCCATTCAGCTTCTGCGGTCCACCTCCCATCATATTTGATAGAGAATGCGGATAAGTTTAGGTTTCTTCTTCCTGGGAATTGTTTGCGAACATAG